One part of the Kryptolebias marmoratus isolate JLee-2015 linkage group LG2, ASM164957v2, whole genome shotgun sequence genome encodes these proteins:
- the gdpd1 gene encoding lysophospholipase D GDPD1, whose protein sequence is MCAAVYVLSTVTGYVLTSALLLKCPSLLHRKKREAFLSRHISHRGGAGENLENTMAAFRHAVDVGTDMLELDCHLTKDEQVVVSHDANLQRVCGVDANISDMSYAELPPYLCKLGVTFQKECFCEGGEDKRIPLLRDVFDAFPNTPINIDIKVNNDTLIKKVSEMVVKYDREHLTVWGNSRNHIVKKCYKENSHIPVLFSLPRVLQLLGLFYTGLLPFVPLKEQFLEIPMPSIITKLKDPSRLTRGQRFIAWLADTLLMRKALFQHLTARGIQVYVWVLNDEEDYRRAFDLGATGVMTDFPTRLKEFMDRNGMSKLE, encoded by the exons ATGTGTGCCGCCGTCTACGTCTTGTCAACGGTCACAGGCTACGTGCTCACCTCCGCCCTGCTGCTGAAATGCCCGAGCCTCCTGCACCGGAAGAAGCGAGAGGCGTTCCTCAGCCGGCACATATCCCACCGCGGAG GGGCAGGAGAAAACCTGGAGAACACCATGGCGGCGTTCAGACA CGCCGTGGACGTTGGCACCGACATGCTGGAGCTGGACTGCCACCTGACGAAGGACGAGCAGGTCGTGGTCTCGCACGACGCCAACCTCCAGAGGGTCTGCGGCGTCGACGCCAACATCAGCGACATGTCCTACGCC GAACTCCCTCCGTACCTCTGCAAGCTGGGGGTGACCTTTCAGAAGG AGTGCTTCTGCGAGGGTGGCGAGGACAAGCGCATCCCGCTCCTCAGGGACGTTTTTGACGCCTTCCCCAACACCCCCATCAACATCGACATCAAGGTCAACAACGATACACTCATTAAGAAG GTTTCTGAGATGGTGGTAAAGTACGACAGAGAGCACCTGACCGTGTGGGGCAACTCCAGGAATCACATCGTCAAAAAGTGTTACAAAGAG AACTCCCACATTCCAGTTTTGTTCAGCCTTCCCAGAGTCCTGCAGCTGTTAGGTCTCTTCTACACGGGCCTCCTGCCCTTCGTTCCTCTGAAGGAGCAGTTTCTGGAGATCCCCATGCCCTCCATTATAACCAA ATTAAAGGATCCCAGCAGATTAACGAGAGGTCAACGATTCATCGCCTGGCTCGCAGACAC TTTGCTGATGAGGAAAGCTCTTTTTCAGCATCTAACTGCGAGGGGAATTCAG GTGTACGTTTGGGTGCTGAATGATGAGGAGGACTACCGAAGGGCGTTCGACCTGGGAGCCACGGGGGTCATGACGGATTTCCCCACCAGGCTCAAGGAGTTCATGGACAGGAATGGCATGTCTAAACTCGAGTGA